One region of Miscanthus floridulus cultivar M001 chromosome 19, ASM1932011v1, whole genome shotgun sequence genomic DNA includes:
- the LOC136527944 gene encoding ent-kaurene oxidase 2-like, which yields MESLVAALPAGGAAAAVAVGGLVAAAALAGKAGLTGPKKHLNAPPAVPGLPMIGNLHQLKEKKPHQTFTKWAEIYGPIYTIRTGASSVVVLNSAQVAKEAMIAKFSSISTRKLSKALSVLTHDKTMVATSDYGDFHKMVKHYVMTYMLGSSGQKQFRDTRNMMVDNTLNTFHTLLTDDPNSPLNFREVFKNELFRLSLIQALGEDVSSVYVEEYGKVISKEEIYQATVADMMMCAIEVDWRDFFPYLSWIPNRSFEERVLTTEARRTTVMQALTNQQKQRIARGETRISYLDFLLAENTLTDEQLLMLVWEEVIEAADTTLVTTEWAMYEIAKHPEKQEYLYQEIQKVCGNKTVTEDHLPELPYLNAVFHETLRRHSPVPLVPPRFVHENTNLAGYEVPAGTEMIINLYGCNMNKSDWAEPEEWKPERFLDGRFETADMYKTMAFGAGRRACAGSMQAMNISCTAIARFVQEFTWRLKEGDEDKADTIHLTTNRLYPLHVYLTPRGRK from the exons ATGGAGTCTCTAGTGGCTGCGCTCCCcgcgggcggcgcggcggcggcggtggccgtcGGCGGGCTGGTGGCCGCTGCAGCGCTCGCCGGAAAGGCCGGCCTCACCGGGCCCAAGAAACACCTCAACGCGCCCCCAG CTGTCCCTGGTTTACCAATGATTGGCAATCTTCATCAGTTGAAAGAGAAGAAACCCCACCAGACCTTTACAAAGTGGGCTGAAATTTATGGGCCAATTTACACTATAAGGACCGGTGCTTCTTCTGTAGTTGTGCTCAATTCAGCTCAAGTAGCCAAGGAG GCAATGATTGCAAAATTCTCATCAATATCTACTCGAAAGCTATCTAAGGCATTGTCAGTGCTCACCCATGACAAAACTATGGTTGCTACAAGTGACTATGGTGACTTCCACAAAATGGTTAAGCATTATGTCATGACATACATGCTGGGTAGTTCTGGCCAG AAACAATTTAGGGACACAAGAAACATGATGGTTGACAACACATTGAACACTTTCCACACATTGTTGACCGATGATCCAAATTCTCCTCTGAACTTCCGGGAAGTCTTCAAGAATGAATTATTTCGCTTATCCCTGATTCAG GCTTTAGGTGAGGATGTGAGTTCAGTCTACGTGGAAGAGTATGGGAAGGTTATATCAAAGGAGGAAATTTACCAGGCCACTGTGGCTGACATGATGATGTGTGCAATTGAGGTCGACTGGAGGGATTTCTTCCCATACCTCAGCTGGATTCCAAATAGGAGCTTTGAAGAAAGGGTACTGACTACGGAAGCTAGGAGAACTACAGTGATGCAAGCCTTGACCAATCAGCAAAAGCAAAGAATTGCACGTGGAGAG ACTAGGATATCCTACCTGGACTTCCTGCTGGCAGAGAATACACTGACTGATGAACAGTTACTAATGCTGGTGTGGGAGGAAGTCATAGAAGCTGCTGATACTACTTTGGTCACGACCGAGTGGGCCATGTATGAGATTGCGAAGCACCCAGAAAAACAG GAATACCTTTATCAAGAAATCCAAAAAGTCTGCGGCAATAAGACAGTTACCGAGGATCACCTGCCCGAGTTACCCTACTTGAACGCGGTGTTCCATGAGACCCTGAGGCGGCATTCTCCAGTTCCATTAGTGCCTCCAAGATTTGTCCATGAGAATACCAACTTGGCTGGCTATGAAGTTCCAGCCGGCACTGAG ATGATCATCAATCTGTACGGATGCAACATGAACAAAAGCGATTGGGCCGAACCTGAGGAATGGAAGCCAGAGAGGTTTCTGGACGGGAGGTTTGAGACTGCAGATATGTACAAGACCATGGCCTTTGGTGCAGGAAGGAGGGCCTGTGCTGGCAGCATGCAGGCGATGAACATCTCGTGCACAGCCATCGCCAGGTTTGTGCAAGAGTTTACCTGGAGGCTCAAGGAAGGTGACGAGGACAAGGCTGACACCATCCATCTTACAACCAACAGGCTTTACCCATTGCATGTGTACCTCACACCTAGAGGAAGGAAATAA